Part of the Oryzias melastigma strain HK-1 linkage group LG11, ASM292280v2, whole genome shotgun sequence genome, taaaaccagAGTCAAAACTATTGCACACAGAATCAGAGTttgtctttttgcattttttccctttaacccagatttttaatttatgtttatacactaagttttgattaaaatatttaaacgaTTATATGTGAGTCCTCTGTTGGATGTCCAGAAAAGTTGTGATTTTCATTCTATTCATGCAGCTTCCATCCATACAGCCAACATGAACTTCCTTGACCGTTTCCAGGAAATAAGCCCTAAAGCCAGATGAGAGTCCCCCCAGGGCCTCTTCTATAGAAGACATGTCTGGAATACCTTACCAGGGCGTCCAGGATGCAGCCAAAATTGATGTCCAAATCCCATTAACTGGCCTCCCTCCGTGTTCTCAATGCACTTTTACCTTAAGCTCCCCACCAAGCTCCTCATTTCTTATTTACTTCCTGGTttcttttctcatcttttttcaCATTCTCTCAAAGATGCAATAAGTAACCTAACTTGCCTGTTTGCCCCACTCtagatgttccagtgtttgtttctctgtcCTGGTTCTGGTACCATGCACTGTCTGAATTCCTATTTGCTGTTAAGTGTCAATGAACttctaaatggaaaaaaatgctccTAGTTCCAAGTGTCCTGAAAGCGACAGTCCATGTtgttaattttcactttttatttatttaagaaacgTGCAAAAAAGAGTTGCCACGGCTTTAAAATGGTTTATGACCTAATTTAGCCAATCATGATGTCACGATGGAGGATTTGTACAGTTCTTAGACAGTTTTTTAGGGGTCAGGGCCTGATATTAGATGGAATTTTTCTCTCTTCTGTCACTTTCTTTACTCGATACAGGAAATACACATTAACCCGTTAGTTTTTAATCTGTTCATCCCTTTAGGTTAACAATTAATCTGGTTTTAGTGAAATGACTGAGCGGCATTGGAATGTATCAATTGTGACTAAAATAAACTCATTCTGaaggttgttttgttttttgggaagCACTGTGAAATAgcgctttaaaaataaaaagaattgaatcaaatcatcATAGAGTTCTTATAATTTGATAAAACCtccataaaagtaaaagtaagacatgtttttagtttctgtttattgattttgcGTGGGAGAAACTGAACACACAGTGTTGGGTTCTGCTCTTTATTGGGTCCCCCTGCAGTCCGAACAGGTGAGAGGGTCACAGTGGGACAGGCTGTGCATCAGCGGGAGAACGTGCGCTCGATGCCTGATTGCTTTTGAGCGGCTGAGCACAGTTCAAAGGGGGTGGGCTTCAACTTGTTGAGTGGATACAAAAACAACACGACAAATAGGCTACAGCTCATTGATGATGAACAACAGagattgttcacaaatgttCGTCTGTCCCGGTcgtttgcataaaaaaattagaatgttAGCATCCGTCAGTTGATTCCGATCTGTTTGGTGTCATCAACCAACAAGGAAAAATGTCTGCTGCCTCCCAGGTCCGTGGTAGTCCTGGTGAGGCCGGGGACGGACGCGGTCAGAGGGAGCAGCGGCGTCTGGATCACTGAGATCTCGTTGCTCTTCACCGCCAGGCTGTTGGTGATGGCTGCCGCGTAGCGGCTCCAGAGACCCGGCTCCATGCTCACAGCTTGAGCTGCCAGATCCTTCTGGAACATCTCTCTGAACTTCAGAGGATCTCCTCCCAGCAGAGCCATAGGGTTTTCCACTGACAGTCGCCGGCCTCTCCTGGCTGGAGCGTTGTTCCACATGTGGGTTCCCATGTGAACCTGGAAGGACAGTTTGGGAATGAGAAGAGGGTTCTGCTGGTCACAGAGCCACATGTTCTGGTGTCTAATCTCTTGTTATATTTACGTAAAAGCTTTATTTCATGTTCAATCGCACTTAGAACTGCTCAGATCATTACATAAGTTCTATGCTGGAGTCGCAGTTGAGCCGTTGAAGGAGGAGAAGCTATAATCTGTTTTTGGATTAAACTGATTTCAATAAATGATTCATGAGATCAAGACTCCCTACAAGCTAAAAGTTGAACACTTCTAGTGCCAAAGAAGCAGGAAATCTATGGAGCTAAACTGGGGAtataaagatttgaaacccaaataaaacaaattgaaaaaaatattggtgtttggccaaaaaactgtaaaactttttgctattctaaaatatgtttcaaatgttctgttttttaggattcaaaactcaaaatttcaatttcaaatctttttttgccCATTTTCCAATTAgaaaattttcagtttcaaaacttttgactcCGTTTTGgtgtgttggggcggggctaacacgaaggactaatcaaaatcgatgagggtggtaacttcagtccggGTGCATTTACTGACTCTAAGAACTTGGacaattacggtcagaaaaatcaatgtattgtctgtactatcaaAGTCTGAAGTTGCCCCATAACaggtgtaaaagtaaagatttatcgcgtacaaaccgcgcttcaaaaacacagttctagcccgttcaaagctCCATCCTGTTGTGTTACATACAGACATCGAAAACCTCATTATGTTTGcataaaatggctaaaacacaACTAGAGCTCCAGTTATCTCCCTTGGCTTAATCGTAAACTTGCACTTAAACTTTTTCTCATGCAGGAAATGTGAGTTTGAGCCCTTTAGTAAACACAGCAGGTTTTTCATGTTTGCTACTTTAAGTACaaccaaaataataatgttcctttaagtcagcaacagaaaaacatagcaaacatgaagaaatgcgCCACAACgtggccaaaagttttgaaactgaaattttccgATGTGAAAAGTTCCAAAACCTTCAAGCAGGACAGCAGGTTTTCTGCTGGTTTGGACTTAAGAGTCAAGTTTCTTCCTTCAGTAATGAGTCCAGAATCTGTTTGTCTTAAGTcttgtttatttctaatttaatttaaagtgccCTCCGCTCACCTTCAGGTTGCCTTTGGTGGTGAAGGCTCTCCCGCAGACGGAGCAGACGAACGGTTTCTCCCCGGTGTGCGTGCGCTCGTGGATCTGCAGGGCACTGGCCGAGGAGAAGTTCTTCCCACACACGTTGCAGTTGTGCTGCTTCCCCGATCGGCGTGGGGGCACGGGGGCGAGCGCGGAGGTCGCGTGTGGGCCGCCAGGTGCCGGGTAGGCAGCGGTGATGTGGATGCTGAAGGGAGGTGGTTGCCTTGCCATCATGCCGTTCAGCTCAGCTGTTAGGGAGCGGGAGGTGAAGCCAGGGGGGCTATGACCTGCAGCGGGAGCAGAAAGGGGGAAAGGGCAGGTTACCGGCAGGTTATGAGAACCGACGTCACCAGGAGGAGAGCCTCACCTCTGTCCTGGCTCAGCTGGAAGGCAACACAGTATGGCGCCCCCTCCCTCACGCCGGGCTCTCCTCTGGGACCCTGAGCAGATGCTGAGGAAGACGCTGGAGACTTGGACCGCTCTCTCTTCACAGAGAGCTGCTGGGGGTCCGGCTCATCCTGCGCCACCATGAAGCCCTGTGAGCCGCTCTGAAAGGAAGAGGCTGAccctgggggtggggggtcaggTAGGTGTGGGCTGCTGTTCTCCACCTTTCCTTCTGAGGTGCTCAGCAAGCTGCTGTCTTTGAGCCCCCCCATGAGCTTCACGCTGTCCTTTTCATCCTCCATTAAGTCGTCATCTGTCAGCTTGCTGCCGCTCAGCCCGTCCCCCGCGGTGGGGTCAGGAACGTGTCCCACCACGTGCACGCGGATGTGCTGCTGAAGAACCACGGCGTTGGTGAACTTCTGCTGGCAGATGGGGCACGAGTGCTGCACCTGCGCCGGCGGGCTGTCCCTGTGAACGCCGACGTGGGTCTTCAGGTTCCCCCTGGTGGTGAAGGCCCGGCCGCACACTCGGCACCTGAAGGGCCTCTCGCCGGTGTGGGTGCGGTAGTGCATCCGGAGCGCGCTCTGGCAGCTGAGCACGCGCTGGCACAGCGTGCACTGGTTGGGCTCTGCGATCTTCTTGTCAATGTTCTCcaccagctgctgcagctttgaGGTCTCCGACGTCTGCATGCAGTCCGGCGGCTCGGCGGCCGGGAAGGTCGCGGGAGGGGAGCAGGAGGCAGAGGAAGCGGAGGGGACGGGCTCTGGGGTGGTGACAGTGCGGGGTGTCTCTGTGAAGGGGCTGGCTCCTgctgtggagctgcaggtgtgGGGCAGGTGTACCCCCTCTGCTTTCAGTGTTTGGGAGGCCCCTGTCTCACGGTGAGACTCTGAAACGGGAGAGAAAGGAGCCTCAGTGCCTCTACGGTTAGGACACACAGTCACACATTCACCAGGTGCTGCCTGGTAAGGAGATTTAACAGGTGGGGTTGCACTTACAAGGTCACTAGAGCCCCCAGTGCTGGCAGaggtggaggacagaggaagaCCCACACTGgcaggaagaggagcagcaACCGGCTTGCTGTCCAGCCACGAAGAGGCGGGCTTTTCTGGGGGAACGGACATGCCGTAGGGAATCCCAGAACTGGTTGGCACATTGTCTAAATACTCAGGGACGGGGAAAGGGTTCATCTGCACATGGGGGTACTTGTCCTTGTGCCTCTGAAAGTGCACCTTCAGGTTGCCCTTCGTGGAGAAGCGGTTGCCGCAGATGTTGCATTTGAAGGGCCGCTCGCCCGTGTGGGAGCGCAGGTGGATCTGCAGGGCGCTGTCGCTGCCAAACACTTTGGCACAGAACCGGCATTTATGCTTGAAGAAGGGCTCTTCTGGGGGGGGCTTTgcgtccagcagcagcttcccTTTCCTGAGCTTCATCAGGGAGGCCAGAGGGTCCAGGGCGCTGGCGGTGGCCGCGATGCTGGACAAGGGGTTGGGGAAATTGGCGCTCGGGGGACTCTGAGGTAGAAACGGCAGGCTGGAAGATGAGCTGGGGAGTCCGCTCTGGGTCAGGGACGGGGGGCTGCAGGAGGTTGGCGTCtgggtgctgctgctgctaggGGAGGCGGGCTGAGGCAGCAAAGAGGGGGCCGAACTCTCAGAGGTGCAGCTTTCTGGAAACGAGGACTGTCCACACAGAGTCTGTGGAGGGAGGGGCTGCGACAGAGACACGGCGGCCTGGCCGTTGATGGAGGACGGCATGGTTCCGGACAGAGGCAGGATGGAGGGAGGAATGATGGCCAGAGAAGGGAAGGGGCTCGGCGGCGTGGGCAGAGGCCTGGATGCGGGGTTCAAGGCCGCCTGCGTTGGCTGCCGGTTCATGACGGCGACCTGGCTGCAGATGTGCTGgatgagctgcagctgctgcacctgctgctgctgcagggccAACAGCTGCTGCAGGATCAGCGGGAGGGGGGCCGACGCCGCTTTCCCCCCCAGACCCCCCTGGGAAAACTGAGCCACGGCCACTCGGGTGCTGTGGAGGATCTCCAGCGTCACGTTGGTACCGGGCATGCTGTAGCTACCAGAACTCTGTGGGGAGGGGGCTGATTCCGGGGGCTGGGGGCTAGACGATGCGGTGTAGCTGTCCTGTGGGCAGGGATCAAGCTCCATCCCTTCTTCCCACTCTCTTCCCGCCTCTGAATTATCCAGACTGTCGTTTTCATTCACCATCGTCCCCCCGGTGGACTCCACCGCAGAAGAGTCACTGGACGCCGCGCTGGGAGCTGGCGAGGGCCCCAGTGGGGGTTCCTCAGGAGCTGCCCTGTCCTTGAAGATGTGGGGATGGTCTTCGCAGAAGTTCTGGTGCTGGCTCAGATCGGTCCAAGTGGAGAAGTGAGAGCAGCCTCTGGGGCAAAAGTGCGTTTCATGATCAGGGTTGTCCGCCGCGCCTGCAGAgataaaaaacatcagaatccgtgtttttaaaaaaacaaaatgaaaagaaatctgCCAGATGATCCCCAgccaaacattaaaatgaacttacagaaaaccagaaaatattttcgatttttttaaaataattcaaattgaCCCCTAAaccaatttgttttttgtttctgctcatttttttggttttatagacaaaaaaaggaaaaagtaaagaaTTTTCTCCAAATCTCtccatccaaaaacaaaaatcaatgagGCTCAGTGACATCAATGACATGACTCATTTGACATCTCAGTTGGGACAAACTATAAAAGTGCAGGCATGAGCATCGATCTCCTGTGCGTTCATGTAATTCAGCTCGTCTCCACCTTTTAGCATCAACCGCGCTCCGGTGGTCGGAAGAACAGGATTCTCCTGAAAAATCCCGATCCATCCTTGTCATGAAGCGGCGTTAAATACTTATAATTTTGCATCAGTCAGTAACAACTGAGGAGTCATCCAGAGTTCAGACCTCCTGATGTGCTGCAGTCCAACTGCTTCCttactttcttttccttttgaagaagaagcagaaactttaaaatctcactaatttttgtttaaattgactAAAGACACTTCAGAAAAGTGAGGGGTCATTTCTTCcaagcttttttctttaaaccagcTTTATTTCAGAATGAAGAAAGCTTCTTGGAGAACAGTGAAACTgttattaaatattatattaaataaagttaatttttctattgttttggCAGGTCTATTTCCTTATTGAAcaaaattctatatttttgtgcttaaagaaaaccaaatcaTTGCATCACAGCAAAGCTGGgtgttttaattaagattatttggAACTttgaggagaaaataaaattggGAGTTTTTGCAGAATGTTCTGCGAAGGGACTTTCTGACCCCATTTgtgcagattttttgttttattttgctatgTGAGCGCAAAAATAGGTTTGTTCTTGAAAAATCACATGAGTTTCCCCTCTGATGGGTGGCACAGTCGAGCAGCAGAACTATCTGCTGCGCTGAAATCCAGGCAGCCCTGCTCATCCGGGTGGGGGGTCTCAGGATCACCCGTGCGATTCAGCAAacactggaggaaaaaaaaaaaaactctctctgtttctgctccggatttttcctcctttcctccaggaaaaacaaagaagccATCAGTTATGATTTAAAGGCTTCCAAGAGGACTTCCAAACAAAACAGGGTTATTTAAGCCCCCATCCTGGTTCATTGAACGCTGACGGGACACACACAGGTTTACATCCGTCCCCTCTGAGGTTAGGCGGGGAGTAGACAGACCTGCAGCAGACTCCGGCCTCAGGTCAGACTAACTGTGTTTTGATGTGGTCAGCAGCACTAGGGTCAAACTCACAAAGATTAAGTCAGCAGGCCCCAGAAAGGTttccacaaaacaaaaagaggaccaaaaaaaaaaaaaattacttttatccTTGAAGAAGAACTtgagataaaaatgaagaatatcTACCTGGTAtagtaaattgaaaaatatgataaaaatacatttgttatgcttttttttcatatgttcCTGTTACAAGTTATGCAAATATTGAAGGAAAACTAGAACTTAAAGGAATTAGGTGACTTTGGATGATTCAACTTTTAACTCAAGGTTATGGAATGGTGGTGGGGGAATCCAAAATAGTGTAGAACACAGATaatattcttttaaatgtgattgcatttaaaaatcaattgatttatttttaatttaacactgtttcagatacattttgagttttctttttaagttttggacaaaataatcaaacttaAACTATCTATGTATGTTTGTGCTATATCTATCATCTTCCTAAATTAAGAAAACCTGACtacaaaaactaaacttttaatttaatgaacTATGAGTATGATTTTTATGATAgcattaaaatatatgttaataTTTACTGAAAGAAATTGGGCTCAAACTTAAAGCTGGAATAAACTAGAAACTTTCCAAACTTTTCGGTTCCGTACCGTGCGCGTGGCGGACGCCGCTTCCCAGCGGGTCCTCGTCTGACCGGAGCGGCTGCGGGTTGGCCTGCTTGCGGCGGGACATGATGATGATCCGTGCGCGGGACTCGCTGCTCCCTCCGCCGGTGCATCTACGAGCTGTGACTGGGCCTGCAGGCGCGCGGGCTCGGTGAAATAAGCGCTCGGTGGCTGTTGACGCTCGCGTGCAGATTGCGCATGTCAGGCTAATTATGATGGAGGGGGGCATAAAAACCCCGCGCAGCTCAGCTGCCCCTTCGATCGGTGATTGGCTGAAGAAATTGAAGGAGGGATGGCGCTTAATAATAATTAGTTTCTGTGCGTTCAAGGATCCCGGAGCGCCGGGCGCGTGGCGAGGCGGTCTCCGGGGCCTCCGGGGCCCTCCTCTGAAACGGGTTCTTCTCTGGGCTCCCGGATGAGCTCGTGCAGGACTGAGCGGGGAGTCTCCAAATCCGTGCGTAAAGCCAACCTGTGCGTAAAGATGTCTGCGCGCGCTCAGCCGGCATCTCCTCGCGCTGCCTCCGCCTCTGGCGTCATTAGACGCGCCCTGACCAACCACCAAAGGCTTCCTCCAGGAGGTGATGGAGCTCGAACCTCATTTGTCACGACGACTGCAGAGCATCTCCGTGCTGGAGAAGAGCTCCGcggtgatggaggaggaggaggaggaggagggagagttTAGAGCAGTTTTGGGAGTttgcttgaaaatgtttgactctAGAGCTGAAGGGACAAAGACACTCCACACCGCAGCAGCTGTTGCTCTTTTTGTGCCTTAATTTATGGTTTATTAAAAGCTGCAGACAACACAACAACTGATTGATCGACATGTCTTGCTGTTCCCCTGCTATGGAGAGATAAGGACCCCCCATACACCTCCTTGAACTGTCTGTTCCTCTGACCTATCTGGTCTCTGCAGACTTTGATGAACAGCAGAGAGTTCACCTGGACACTGGAACCTTGATTTGGTGTTGATATAAAGATCAGTCTCACCAAACCAGATCACTCTCCATCTTTGAGGGAGGAGCCAAAACGATCTCATCTGTGAATGGATGTCATGAAGCTACAGCAAAGCCAAAcagaaccaaaccaaaccagaccAGACGGTTGTTTCCATCCATCCTCATCAGGTTCCTGGAGCCTACACTCTCTTGGATGAAGGTGGTACAtacctgaacaggtcaccagtccattgcagggccacacatgcacacctacggacaatttaaagacactgatgaaagcaggtttttttggactgtgggagaaaCGCAATTGAGGAGAACATGGAAGctgcacacagaaaggtcccggCTGGATTTGAACCTGGACCTTCTCATCGTGAGGGACGAGCGCTGACCGCAGTTACATCCATCAAACAAAAACcttctatttgtttttgttttcttaacaaAAAGTATTCCCCAGTGTCTTCGTGAATCCACAATTGTTTGATTCCAtccagaaaaatcacaaaaatgaagcAGAGTTTTGACAGAAGGAGGAGGGATTGTTCCTCCCTTTGAGCAAAACTCCACCAGGAAAAACACACTTCATAAAAGTGTAAGAAGAGTTTCAAAAAGGCTCAGAATTCGAAATTACGCTCCCTCTGATGTAAGAACATTTTCATCTACTGCTGCAAACAGAACTTTCTTTCTCCATGAAGGAATGATCACAATGCTGGTTTTGACAATTCTCATGCCCTGACAGTTTAAAcagtctgtgtttgtttttgtttttgtactgcaagcaaaaaaaaaaaaaaaatagctataaTCTTTGTTTATTAGAAGAAATGGGAAGATGCTGATGAAGTTCAGAAACTTGAAAGTTTGAACGACAAAAACTCACACTGGAGTGTCTTCTTAAAAAACTACAGGATTTAACTCTTGTGGATAGAGATGGGACGCACCAATCGGTTTAGCCCTTAACCTTTGCCATAACAGGTGTAGGAAGGGGACACACTGACACTCACACAGGAGGTATTTTTGCTGCAAATGTTCATAAATCTCTGTGTGGGTTGATGAACCCGCTCGCTGCAGTCGCCTGATAACACGATCAATAACGGCTGTTTGGATTTTAATTATGACATGACAGCAGCCGGCCCCGAAACAATGAAATATGACCCGAGGACACAGCGGGGCGTCACATGACCCCTGGTGTGAGCTGAAGACCAGACAGGAAAGACACGACACAACGTGTTCactcataaaataaactctGCTGCgtattaattcaaataaatcccTTCATCTGAGATTCCAGTCAGTCTAAAGGTTTCCTGGATTCGTTTTTGAGGCCGTGGACAGACGTGGGAAGAtgaaacaaactattttaatcacacatttcatgttttagctgttaaaattaaacaaaattaaagataattttaaactatataaataaaaaaggggtaATTTGTGAGAGagcaaaatgtgaataaataaaacaactaagtgaagcaaaaacatgtaaaaagaaataaatactaatCAAGAagtaaaattcaattaaaagcTCAACAAAAATCTTTTGGAAAATCCTCAGTTGATGAAGATAAACAGGAGTCAGTTCAGTTCTTCATGACAGAAACACGTGACTGACACATGATCAACCAGAACCCTCACAAAAGTCACCAGTCTGGAGCATATAGAGTAGGACCTGTTCTATCCAGAACCCTCAGAACTGGTTCTAATATCTGCTTTGCACGTCTGGCATTTGCAGAAACTTTCAGACTTTTCCTTTAGACACTCCTCTGGTGAGGCTCGGTCTGACCCAGAGACAGGACCTGATccagtacggtggccctgaagtgacAATCACCCCAtcaaatcactcaacacaaacatatttttaaagaaagcaaaaaaaaaaaaaaaacattacattttctaaatcaaaacaaaatccccccaaaaaagaaacaaaataaaaatgaattgttttggaaagcaaaagagacatcactgattggatgaagaCAAATGAtggagttttttcaaatgtttcttcAATGTCCGCATACTAATTAAATTTTTATGATTAGTACGGAGTAAATTCAGAATCTTttcacatttataaaatgtaaagttgtatttttattaattgtttttctttttttttattcttgttgtgaTTGCTTTTGTGTCcagtgatttgcacttcagggccaccgtagtcaGGTGGTGTTGGACTGACTGGCTGAATCGGCAGGAAAAGGACTTGAGTCCACATGTGCATCCTGACATGCAGCTCTGGTCATTTCTTCTTCTGACTTCTGGGATTTACCGTCACTCATCAAATGTGTTCTCTGTATTTGAACCaacccctgggggagcggtgagctgcagacacagacgcGCTCGAACCATTTAGTAGTTTTACCTCCAAATCCAACCCAGAAATAATCAGAGTCAATCAGGGAGACAGTGggagtctcagggtggacactctaccacgagGCCACTAAGCTGATTGTTTGTAGACGATGTTGAGACAATGTACTGGATTAtaattaaaagcaaattaaattttgattcaattttcacgttttttattggttataaacaagttttcacataaaaagtgaaacaatttaatgtttttgccctgattcacaacaattcgaataaagaaataaagaaatactcagcaactgaattttcttcataaaagaaaaagaaaaacagtccaaaagcacaattttcattggaatgagtcattttaaaacattaatttgataGACTAAAGTTGTATTTTCCAATGTGCTCCTCCTATTATTCTGAAAGAAGTCAGTAATAGTGTTCCGGGGAAGAAAAGGGGCAAATCTGTGGCCAAACACAGCTGATCGCCACAATCCTTTGCTGAGACTGTCAGAGCTGATGCAGAAGCTCGCTCACAACATCCAACAGCTTCActcaggagctgctggagctgaATGGAAAGCAGGTTCTTCATCCCGGAGCACAAAGCAGACGGAGAACCGAGCGGCGAAGAAATCAGGACGGAACAAAGGGGGATCAAACTCGGAGCAGAGTGACGGACAGCAGCGCGACAGGCCTGTTAGCTTCTGTGGACGGAGGCTTGAGAGGCCAGAGCGCTTTAATTCACACTCAGCTCAGCTGCTCCCCTCCACCTACTGCTTTTATCTAACTCTGTGTTTCAGTATTGATTTTTTCCTTTATCTTCTAGGCTGGATAAGACGACAGAAAGCCACGGGAGCGCGAGTGAAAGGAAAACTTTCCTCCAGATTGCAGCCATTCTCCCTCTTATTGCCTCCTGTCCTTCATGGTTTCACATGATGTCCCGGGTGTCACGAGCGCCTTCATGCTGGAAATGGAGAAGCAGATGATTCAAGGGGGCTGGGATCGAAATTGGCcgagagaaaaggaaaaaaaatcgaatACACCAGTCAAACTGTGCAATAATCCAGCAGCGGTTTGTGTTTCAGGAGAAAAGGCCCGACACTTGATGTTTGAAGGTGCTGATGCTTTCATGGAGGAAACAGAGTCAGATGATGCTTCTATCTGACACATGATGCAGACTGAATAACAcaaattcagttcagttttgttttaattcaacctgcggctccggagctcttttacctctccatagtggctctctggctaaagaacaataaaataaaagtattttttcaagtaagggATGCTAAatgagcatttatttaatttagatcaaCTACGTTTATAAATGTATGTCTGAGGTTCACCTTGAAGATTAACTACATAAAGGTTTTGACATCCCTGCTGACTTGAAAAGGTCTTCTTTGCTCTATGCTTCCTCTAGAATACACACATTTGAAATACTAACCAAAACTTtagtgttacggctgtggccgtatttggtttttttttctctttgttttgtgtattttcctgTAAAAAGCATGATccttaattaatttaaaattcatattATTGTATGCTGTCCAGTGCTGCACTGTACACgagttgtcttttattttgaaaggaaatcacaCGAGCTTTTGTTaaacgtaaaaaataatttcacatgttgagaaaatgctaatttcttttcatatttttgattttatttgtgtcagaaacaaaaaaataatttattatgaaaaaatacttCATAATTAATGCACAGCAGTATCAACATAAGACGTTTCCTactaagttttgatcagtagaaaacgacccaaatggttattttactattaaaggttgcagacctctgacaTAGTTGTCTCATTCGGTAactgtacaaaagcagaaagtcagtcataaaagataaacaatagctggttgctaaactaaactaaactaaactaaactaaacagactaagctaaatCGTCCTTCTTGGTACGGAAAAACTCCAgagattccaggaaaaatacaagaaataacCTCAGGGATGTCTACATGAAGGAGGGCTCCTGTCctgtccctttttttatttgttcctttTGGGTTGCAAAAACGTAATAAtagagataaataaataaaccacagCTAAATTGGGTCCCACGGGTTCTTCAGGGTGGATGGGCTGGAGATACAGGCGCAGACAAAGAGGGATGTTGGCCTGGAGCACGCAGATTGTTGAGAGGGTGCCCTCCTGAACGTCCCGTGACGTGCTTCACCTACAACACTTGTGGATTGCTTTAAATTGTGGggcatatttttgttaaaatagaaaaataagccGTTTTTCTGGTGCCCCTTATATGTACGAcagcttgtttttcttctttgaggTCAACCGAAAGGTCAAGTGTCTACTAATTAAATcgttatttattttgattcatttatgttttttatgtagttttttttacctAGACTCTGATGACACAGGGGTCCATCagaaaagctaaacaaaaaaaattccgTCCTTAAAGGGATGGGCTTCTTTTTTC contains:
- the LOC112160815 gene encoding sal-like protein 3 codes for the protein MPPSIIISLTCAICTRASTATERLFHRARAPAGPVTARRCTGGGSSESRARIIIMSRRKQANPQPLRSDEDPLGSGVRHAHGAADNPDHETHFCPRGCSHFSTWTDLSQHQNFCEDHPHIFKDRAAPEEPPLGPSPAPSAASSDSSAVESTGGTMVNENDSLDNSEAGREWEEGMELDPCPQDSYTASSSPQPPESAPSPQSSGSYSMPGTNVTLEILHSTRVAVAQFSQGGLGGKAASAPLPLILQQLLALQQQQVQQLQLIQHICSQVAVMNRQPTQAALNPASRPLPTPPSPFPSLAIIPPSILPLSGTMPSSINGQAAVSLSQPLPPQTLCGQSSFPESCTSESSAPSLLPQPASPSSSSTQTPTSCSPPSLTQSGLPSSSSSLPFLPQSPPSANFPNPLSSIAATASALDPLASLMKLRKGKLLLDAKPPPEEPFFKHKCRFCAKVFGSDSALQIHLRSHTGERPFKCNICGNRFSTKGNLKVHFQRHKDKYPHVQMNPFPVPEYLDNVPTSSGIPYGMSVPPEKPASSWLDSKPVAAPLPASVGLPLSSTSASTGGSSDLVSATPPVKSPYQAAPGECVTVCPNRRGTEAPFSPVSESHRETGASQTLKAEGVHLPHTCSSTAGASPFTETPRTVTTPEPVPSASSASCSPPATFPAAEPPDCMQTSETSKLQQLVENIDKKIAEPNQCTLCQRVLSCQSALRMHYRTHTGERPFRCRVCGRAFTTRGNLKTHVGVHRDSPPAQVQHSCPICQQKFTNAVVLQQHIRVHVVGHVPDPTAGDGLSGSKLTDDDLMEDEKDSVKLMGGLKDSSLLSTSEGKVENSSPHLPDPPPPGSASSFQSGSQGFMVAQDEPDPQQLSVKRERSKSPASSSASAQGPRGEPGVREGAPYCVAFQLSQDRGHSPPGFTSRSLTAELNGMMARQPPPFSIHITAAYPAPGGPHATSALAPVPPRRSGKQHNCNVCGKNFSSASALQIHERTHTGEKPFVCSVCGRAFTTKGNLKVHMGTHMWNNAPARRGRRLSVENPMALLGGDPLKFREMFQKDLAAQAVSMEPGLWSRYAAAITNSLAVKSNEISVIQTPLLPLTASVPGLTRTTTDLGGSRHFSLLVDDTKQIGIN